AAGAAGAAAGTGGTGAAGGTCAGGACCGCCATCGTGGTATAGGCGACCGGGTGGGCGTTGCCGGTGACCAGGTCGCGCGCCAGCGTCGGTGCGTCGGCGAAATAGAATACCCACGCGCCGCCGGTGGCCAGCCCGATCAGCAGCCAGGCCGCCCATTTCGTCAGCCGCAGCCGGAACTTGCGGAAATCCATCTTCTTTTGCCGGTGCAGCCGCAGTCGCGCGTTGCGGTCGCCTTCGATCCAGCGTTCGACGAGGATGTAGAGGTCGGTCCAGACCGTCTGCGGGCAGGCATAGCCGCACCAGACCCGGCCCAGCGCCGAGGTGAACAGGAACAGCCCCAGCCCGGCCATGATCAGCAGACCGGCCACGAAATAGAATTCATGCGGCCAGATCTCGATCCAGAAGAAATAGAACCGCCGGTTGGCCATATCCAGCAGCACCGCCTGGTCGGGCAGGCTGGGGCCGCGGTCCCAGCGGATCCACGGCGTCAGGTAATAGATCGCCAGCGTGACGCCCATGATCCACCATTTCAGGGTGCGGAACGGACCGGACACCCGACGCGGAAAGATAGGCTCGCGGGCCTTGTAGAGGCCGGGGGAGGGGCTGGATTCACTCAACGGGCTGCTCCGATACTGGGCTGGCTCAGACGTCCTTGTCACAATTGAGGGTTCGGCCAACTTTGACCTGCGTCAATTCTGAGTCTGGAAGTTACCATATTTCACACAAGCTTTGTGGCGGCCGGCTTTGACCGGTCTCCTGCGCCGTGCAATAAAATTCATCGGGGTGCCGTTGAACAGAGGGTAGGATGTCGCAAGCACCGGGCCAGCAGGAAGCCGAACCGCGAAAGGCGCTCAGCGCCGCCGAGATCGGGGCCGTCGCCCATCTCTACCGGGGCGAGGTCTATCGGTCGACGATCTGGCGCACGCGGCTCGACACCACCACCAACTGGGCGGTGGTCACGCTGGGGGTGGCGCTGTCGATCACGTTTTCCAGCCCCGGCGCGTCGCCGCTGCCGCTGGTTCTGGTCGGGGTGCTGCTGCTGTTCTTCCTCGCGCTCGAGGCGCGGCGCTATCGTTACTTCAACGTCTGGCGCGCCCGCTGCCGCTGGATGGAGACCCATTTCTTTGCGCCGATGCTGCATGACGGCGACCTGCACATGGAGGAGGGCTGGCAGGAAACGCTCGCGCAGGATTACTGGCGGCCGCGCTACCATGTCTCGATGCTGACGGCGGTCGGGCGCCGGATCCGGCGATCCTATCTGTGGCTGCTCCTGATCCAGATGCTGGCCTATCTGGGCAAGCTGCTGGTGCATCCCGTCCCGGCCACGGGTCTGGACGTTTTCGTGAAACGGGCAACCGTCGGTCATTTCCCCGGCATTCTGGTGCTGGCGCTGGGGTTCGCCTATTGCGGCGTGTTCATCTGGCTGGCGGTCTGGAGCTACCGCAGCGATGGCCGCAGGATGCGGACCAAGAAGACCGCCTACAGTTCGATGGGCTGATCCGCCGGGTCGTGATGCGCGGCCCCCAGTATCGTCGATCGCACCCACCAGCCGGGGTTGGCGGCGGCGATCTGGCCGGCGGCCTGCCGTGCCGTGGCCGTGTCCGTGAACAGCCCGAAACAGGTGGCGCCGGACCCGCTCATGCGGACCAAGGCGGCACCGCTGTCGCCGAGCGCGGTCAGCACAGTGCCGATGCCGGGGGCCAGGGCCCGGGCCGGGGCTTCGAGATCGTTGCGCTGCCCGCGCAGCCAGTCTGCGCAGGCGCGGGCGTCGGCAAAGGCGGGAATATCGTCCATCGCGGAGCCATCGCGCCGCGAAAGGCGGCGGAACACATCGGGCGTGGCGACCGAGACGCCGGGATTGACCAGAACCGCGGGCAGGGGGGGCAGGCCGGACACGGGCTCCACGTTTTCGCCGATCCCGCGCATCCGCGCGGTTCGCGCCGCCAGGCAGACCGGCACATCGGCCCCCAGCGCCAGCGGAGCGGGCATCGCCACGCCGAGGCGGTCACGCAACACGCGCAGCGTGGCGGCGGCGTCCGACGAGCCGCCGCCGATCCCGGCCGCCGCCGGCAGGTGCTTGTCGAGCGTGATCGCGGCGCCGGTCACCCCGGCCAGCCGCGCCGCGCGCAGCACCAGGTTGTCGGGCCCGGTGGGAACGCCGCCGGCCATCGGCCCGGTGACGGTCAGCGACAGGCCCGTGTCCGGCGCGACGGCCACGCGGTCGCCCAGGTCCGCGAACACGACCAGCGAATCCAGCAGGTGATAGCCATCGGCGCGGCGGCCGGTGACATGCAGGGTCAGGTTGATCTTGGCCGGTGCGAATTCGGACTGTCGGGCAGGGGTCGGCGCGCCGGTGTCAGTCGGAGCCATTGGCCACCTTGAGCGGCTCGGCTCCTTCCCCGGCCAGAACCGCGTCCAGCCCGATCTCGAGCTTGCTGCGGATGCGATCCGGGTCGGCCTCGCCATCGGTGTCGTCCGGTTTGATGAAGGACAGGGCGCGTTTCCACTGGAATTCGGCCTCGCGCTTGCGGCCCACGGCCCAGTAGACATCGCCCAGGTGGTCGTTCACCACCGGGTCCACAGGCATCAGCGAAACGGCGGTTTCCATGTGGCCCACCGCCTCGTCGTAGCGGCCCAGCCGGTAGAGCACCCAGCCCAGGCTGTCGACGATATAGCCGCTGTCGGGCCGCGCGGCGACCGCGCGTTCGATCATCCCGAGCGCCTCGTCGAGCTTGATCTGCTTTTCCACCAGCGAATAGCCGAGATAGTTCAGCACCTGCGGCTGGTCCGGGTTCAACTCCAGCGCGGTGCGGAAATCCGATTCGGCCTGTTCCCAGTTCCTTTCGCGTTCGTGGCAGATGCCGCGGGCATAGAGCAGGAACCACATCGACGGGTCGTCCGCTTCGGTCAGGTCCACCGCCCGGTCATAGGCCCGTGCGGCCTCGCCGTAGTTTTCCTGCTGCCGCAGCATGTCACCGAGCGACGAATGCACGATCGCAAGTTCGGGATGTTCGCGCGCCAGCTTTTCCAGGACCTCGATCGCGGCGTTGACCTTGTCGGCGCGGCGCAGCGCGTCGGCGCGGCCCAGTTCGGCGGCGTAGTAATCCGGGCTGTCCGTCGGGATCTTCTTGTAGGTCTCGACCGCCAGGTCATACTGGCCCATCCCGTCCAGCAACTCGGCGCCGAGCAGTTGCGCGTCGATATGGTCGGGGCGCAGGAACGACGCGACCCGGACATAGACCAGCACATAATCGGGCGAGGCCTCGCGGCGCAGCGCCTGGCCGATGGCAAAGAAGATCTCGGCCATGCCGTCGCGGACATCGCGGACCTGGGTAAAGGGCAGCGCCTCGCCCGCCTGCAACCGGGCCACGATATCGGCCAGCGACGGGTCGGTGGTGTTCGAGAACACCCGGTCCAGCATCGCCAGCGCGTCACCGTCGCGTTCCAGCTGCGACAGGATTTCGGCGCGCGCGATGGCGGCGCGACCGCTGACCATCATGCCGTCCTCGTCGGCGGCAAAGATCGCCTCGGCGCCTTCGAAATCGCCGACCGAGGCCAGCGCCAGCGCCTTGTGGTAGAGCGCGAAGTTGCGCAGGCCGTCATCCTCGGCCACCTTGTCGAACTGTTCCAGCGCCTGGGCTACCGACCCGGCCCCCAGATGCGCCCAGGCGGCGATCAGCCCGTCGACCAGCGGTCCGACCCCTACCGTTTCCGGGTCGCGGGACAGGATCGCTTCGTATTCGCCGCGCGCGGCCAGATCGGCCACCACCGTCATATGCGCCGGCTGGCTTTGCAGCCCCAGCTCCTCCATGCGCTGCGCGATCGGCACCGCCTTGTTCACCTCGCCCAGCGCCAGCCGCGACACCACGACGCTTTCCATCAGCGACGGGTTGTCACGGTCATAGCTCAGCGCGCGCGCGTAATACCGGTCGCCATTGGCGAAGTCGCTGACAAAGGCCGCGTGCCGCCCGGCCAGGTAGGCGCCCGAGCCCGACTGCGCCAGCACCGGGGCGGGCAGGGCCAGCGAAAGCGTCAGCAGCGCGGCGGCGGTGGTCTGGTAGAACATGTGGGGCAAAACCGGCCTCGTGACTTGCATCGGGTGCAAGCTAGGCGTTCCCTGCTCCACGCGCAATGGCGGGGCCGCCCCGGCGCCGCCATTGCAGGGGTTTTTCGATCACATATTGGGGTAATTCGGCCCGTCGCCGCCCTGCGGGGTGACCCAGTTGATGTTCTGGCTGGGATCCTTGATGTCGCAGGTCTTGCAGTGGACGCAGTTCTGGAAGTTGATGACAAAGCGCGGATCGCTGCCATCCTCGCGCACCACTTCGTAGACCCCGGCCGGGCAATAGCGTTGCGCCGGTTCGTCGTATTTCGGCAGGTTGACCGAAATCGGCAGGTCCGGATCGGCCAGCCGCAGGTGGCAGGGCTGTTCCTCCTCGTGGTTGGTGAAGGAGAAACTGACATTGGTCAGCCGGTCGAAGCTCAGCTTGCCGTCGGGTTTGGGATAGTCGATCGGCTTGTGCTTGCTGGCCTCCTCGGTCACCGCGGCGTCGGTCTTGCCGTGGCGCATGGTGCCGAACAGCGAAAAGCCCAGCGTATTGGTCCACATGTCGAACCCGCCCAGAACCAGCGACGGGATCAGCCCCCATTTCGACCAGAACGGTTTGACATTGCGGACCTTTTTCAGATCCCGGCCGATCGCGCCGGTGCGGACCTCGTCCTCGTAGGCGGTCAGTTCGTCGGCGCTGCGCCCGGCCTGGATGGCGGCATAGGCGGCTTCGGCCGCCGCCTTGCCGGACAGCATCGCGTTGTGGTTGCCCTTGATGCGCGGCACGTTGACCATGCCCACCGAACAGCCCAGCAGCGCCACGCCCGGCGCCACCATCTTGGGCATCGACTGGTATCCGCCCTCGGAGATCGCCCGCGCACCATAGGCCACGCGCTTGCCGCCTTCGAGCAGCTGCGCCATCATCGGGTGATGCTTGAACCGCTGGAATTCCATATAGGGGAAGACATGCGGGTTCTTGTAGTTCAGGTGGACCACGAAGCCCACATAAACCTGATTGTTTTCAAGGTGGTAGACGAAAGATCCGCCGCCCGCATTCGACCCGAGCGGCCAGCCCATCGTATGGGTCACGGTGCCCTCGCGGTGCTTGGCGGGGTCGATCTCCCAGATTTCCTTCATGCCGATGCCGAATTTCTGCGGCTCCTTGCCGGCCGAGAGATCGTATCTGGCGATCACCTCCTTGGCGAGGCTGCCGCGCACGCCTTCGGACAGGAAAACGTATTTGCCGTGCAGTTCCATGCCCGGTTCATAGGACGGTCCGGGGGTGCCATCGGGGTTCTTGCCGAATTCGCCCGCGACCACGCCCCTGACCTCGCCAGTGTCGCCATAGACCAGTTCGGAACAGGCCATGCCGGGGAACACCTCGACCCCCAGCGCCTCGGCCTGTTTGGCCATCCAGCGGCAGACATTGCCCATGCTGACGATATAGTTGCCGTGATTGTTCATCAGCGGCGGCATCGGCCAGTTGGGCACGCGGATCTTGCCCGCCTCGCCCAGCATGTAGAAATTGTCTTTCGCGACCGGCACGTTCAGCGGCGCGCCCTTGTCCTTCCAGTCCGGGATCAGGGCGTCCAGCCCGCACGGGTCCAGGACCGCGCCCGACAGGATATGCGCGCCGACCTCCGAGCCCTTTTCCAGCACCACCACGTTCAGATCGCCGTCGAGCTGCTTCAGCCGGATCGCCGCCGAAAGACCGGCCGGCCCCGCGCCGACGATCACAACGTCATATTCCATCGCTTCGCGTTCAATCTCGGACATGTCCGGGCTCCTTGGCTATGGGGCACGCGGGGCAGGCATCCGCGCGGCTGGGGCTTGTGTTGCTTGGTCCGGAACTATGTTGCCCGTCAAGCCCGGCAACCGCAACATCACGTCACATGCGACACCTTGGGAGACAGACGCGGCGTCATTGCAACATCCGCACGGCCCGGACGGGTCGGATGCTGGCCGGATTCTGGACGCAGGTGGCCGGATGCGGGCGCCGGTCAGCGCCGGTTGCGCCGCTTTCCGGGAACCCGCGAGGTGAAACCCGGCGGGCGTTTGCGGACCCAAGCGATGAACCGGGCCAGCCGGGGATGGGCGCGCAGGGCCTCGACGGTGGAATAGTCGCGCGCCAGTTCACTTTCGGTCAGGGTGGCGTGTATCTCGCGATGGCAGATATCATGCAGGCACACGGTGTCGCCCCGTCGCCCGCCTTTCAACCTGGGCACGAGATGGTGCAGGCTCTGCCTGGCATCGGGCGGTATCGGGCGACCGCAGAGGGGACAGATCGGATCGGGCATGGCTGACAGGATGATGCCGCCGGAGGCGGGCGGCGAAAAGCCCCGCGCGCTGGTCGTGGGGGCGGGACCGGCAGGGTTGATGGCCGCCGGGGAACTGGCGCGGGCCGGCGCCGCCGTGCTGCTGGCCGAGGCCCGCCCGTCACCCGCCCGCAAGCTGTTGATGGCGGGCAAGTCGGGGCTGAACCTGACCCGGGCCGAAGATCCCGGCCCGTTCATGGCCGCCTATGGCGATGCGGCGGGCTGGTTGCGCCCGATCATCGCGGCCTTTGGCGCCGATGCGGTGCAGGACTGGGCGCGCGGGTTGGGGCAGGAGCTGTTTGTCGGTTCCACCGGGCGGGTGTTCCCGGTGGCGATGAAGGCGTCGCCCCTGTTGCGGGCCTGGCTGTCCGAGCTGGATGCCCTGGGCGTCGAACGCCGCACCCGCTGGCGCTGGCAGGGCTGGGACGATGACGCGGCGCTGTTCGCGACGCCGGACGGCGTGCAGCGGGTCCGGGCGGATGCCACCGTGCTGGCGATGGGCGGGGCGAGCTGGTCGCGGCTGGGATCGGATGGCAGCTGGGCGCCGGTGCTGGAACGCGCGGGCGTGACGCTGGCGCCGTTCGCCCCGGCCAATGCCGGGCTGTGCGTGACCTGGTCGGCGCATATGGCGCCGCTGTTCGGGGAACCGGTCAAGGGCGTTGCGCTGCTTGCCGGGGCCTCGCGGTCGCGGGGCGAATTCGTGATCTCGGGGCGCGGGCTGGAAGGCGGCGGCATCTATGCGGTGTTCCGGGCGGTACGCGAAGGGGCGCCGCTGCTGCTGGACCTGTTCCCGGATCTGCCCGAGGCCGAGATCGCGCGCCGCCTGTCGCGCCCGCGCGGCAAGGCCAGCCTGTCGAATCACCTCCGCCGCGCGCTGAAGCCGGGGCCGGTCCGCACCGCGCTGCTGCAGGAATTCGGCCGCCCGTTGCCTGCTGACCCGGCGGCGCTGGCGCGGCTGGTCAAGGCGCTGCCCGTCGCCCATGCCGGCCCGCGCCCGCTGGACGAGGCGATCTCGACCGCCGGAGGCGTGCGCGGCGCGGCGGTCGATGACGGGTTGATGCTGACGGCCTGTCCGGGCGTGTTCTGCGCCGGCGAGATGCTGGACTGGGAGGCCCCGACCGGGGGCTACCTGCTGACAGGCTGCCTGGCGACCGGGCGCTGGGCCGGGCGTGCCGCCGCGCGGTGGCTGCGGCTCTAGCCCGCCCCCGCCGCCGCGGCGCGTGTGAACGCATCGCGCGCCCGCATCCGTTTGCTATAGGCCTTGAGCGTGTCGCTCTCGACCGGAAAGCCCGCGCTATAGGCCCAGTTCAGGCAATGGGTGGCGATGATGTCGGCGATGGTCATCGTTTCGCCCTGCAGGAACGGGCCGTCGAACCGGTCGGCCATCCGGGCGAGGCTGCGGGCGAATTCCCATTTCAGGCTGTCCTTGATCGCGGGTAGGCGGCGATCCTCGGGCAGCACAAAACTGTGCCGCGCGGCGGTCCAGAGCGTGGCGTCGAATTCGTCCAGAAGGCATTGGGTCAGCGCATCCTGGCGGGCCCGCTCCAGCGTGCCCGCCGGGTGGGCCAGAACCCCGTGCCTGTCGGCGAGATAGATCAGGATCGCGGTCGAATCGGTCAGCGCCACGCCGTCCTCGATCAGCACCGGCACCTTGCCCGACGGGTTGTGCGCGGTGACCGCGTCGCTATGCGGAGAGGCCGGGTCGAGCGTGTAGGGCAGCCCGGCCTCTTCGAGGAACCAGAGCACCCGGAACGCCCGTGAATGCGGATGGCCAATCAGTTGATACATGAATTTTCCCCTGCTGTCGGTTGCGGCCAATCTAGACCGGTTGGCCCGGCGATCAACAGGCCGGATCAGCGGGCCTGTGCAAGCATGGCCAGCCGGATCAGCGTCCGTTCGACCAGCGCCATTGCCGGGGCGGCCTGCCCGGCCGAGCGCAGGGCCAGGTCGGTGTCGGTCAGCGCCGCCAGCGCCGTTTCCAGCTTGGCCGCGGTCCAGCGGCGCGATTGCCGCAGCAGCGTGTCGCGGCGCGGACCGAACACCGGCGGGCGCAGCCGCCCGATACCCTGCGACGGGCCGCCGGGATCGGCCGCCATGGTGTATAACGTGCGGAAATGCCGGGTGGCGCCGATGCACAGCGCAGTCGGATTGGTGCCTTGGGCCTGCAGGCGCCGGACCAGCGTTCCGATCTCACCGCTGCGCGATTCGGCGACCGCGTTCAGCAGATCGT
This is a stretch of genomic DNA from Pukyongiella litopenaei. It encodes these proteins:
- a CDS encoding tetratricopeptide repeat protein, with protein sequence MFYQTTAAALLTLSLALPAPVLAQSGSGAYLAGRHAAFVSDFANGDRYYARALSYDRDNPSLMESVVVSRLALGEVNKAVPIAQRMEELGLQSQPAHMTVVADLAARGEYEAILSRDPETVGVGPLVDGLIAAWAHLGAGSVAQALEQFDKVAEDDGLRNFALYHKALALASVGDFEGAEAIFAADEDGMMVSGRAAIARAEILSQLERDGDALAMLDRVFSNTTDPSLADIVARLQAGEALPFTQVRDVRDGMAEIFFAIGQALRREASPDYVLVYVRVASFLRPDHIDAQLLGAELLDGMGQYDLAVETYKKIPTDSPDYYAAELGRADALRRADKVNAAIEVLEKLAREHPELAIVHSSLGDMLRQQENYGEAARAYDRAVDLTEADDPSMWFLLYARGICHERERNWEQAESDFRTALELNPDQPQVLNYLGYSLVEKQIKLDEALGMIERAVAARPDSGYIVDSLGWVLYRLGRYDEAVGHMETAVSLMPVDPVVNDHLGDVYWAVGRKREAEFQWKRALSFIKPDDTDGEADPDRIRSKLEIGLDAVLAGEGAEPLKVANGSD
- a CDS encoding DUF2270 domain-containing protein, which translates into the protein MSQAPGQQEAEPRKALSAAEIGAVAHLYRGEVYRSTIWRTRLDTTTNWAVVTLGVALSITFSSPGASPLPLVLVGVLLLFFLALEARRYRYFNVWRARCRWMETHFFAPMLHDGDLHMEEGWQETLAQDYWRPRYHVSMLTAVGRRIRRSYLWLLLIQMLAYLGKLLVHPVPATGLDVFVKRATVGHFPGILVLALGFAYCGVFIWLAVWSYRSDGRRMRTKKTAYSSMG
- a CDS encoding HNH endonuclease, with the protein product MPDPICPLCGRPIPPDARQSLHHLVPRLKGGRRGDTVCLHDICHREIHATLTESELARDYSTVEALRAHPRLARFIAWVRKRPPGFTSRVPGKRRNRR
- a CDS encoding glutathione S-transferase family protein; translation: MYQLIGHPHSRAFRVLWFLEEAGLPYTLDPASPHSDAVTAHNPSGKVPVLIEDGVALTDSTAILIYLADRHGVLAHPAGTLERARQDALTQCLLDEFDATLWTAARHSFVLPEDRRLPAIKDSLKWEFARSLARMADRFDGPFLQGETMTIADIIATHCLNWAYSAGFPVESDTLKAYSKRMRARDAFTRAAAAGAG
- a CDS encoding TIGR03862 family flavoprotein — translated: MADRMMPPEAGGEKPRALVVGAGPAGLMAAGELARAGAAVLLAEARPSPARKLLMAGKSGLNLTRAEDPGPFMAAYGDAAGWLRPIIAAFGADAVQDWARGLGQELFVGSTGRVFPVAMKASPLLRAWLSELDALGVERRTRWRWQGWDDDAALFATPDGVQRVRADATVLAMGGASWSRLGSDGSWAPVLERAGVTLAPFAPANAGLCVTWSAHMAPLFGEPVKGVALLAGASRSRGEFVISGRGLEGGGIYAVFRAVREGAPLLLDLFPDLPEAEIARRLSRPRGKASLSNHLRRALKPGPVRTALLQEFGRPLPADPAALARLVKALPVAHAGPRPLDEAISTAGGVRGAAVDDGLMLTACPGVFCAGEMLDWEAPTGGYLLTGCLATGRWAGRAAARWLRL
- a CDS encoding 4-(cytidine 5'-diphospho)-2-C-methyl-D-erythritol kinase; this translates as MAPTDTGAPTPARQSEFAPAKINLTLHVTGRRADGYHLLDSLVVFADLGDRVAVAPDTGLSLTVTGPMAGGVPTGPDNLVLRAARLAGVTGAAITLDKHLPAAAGIGGGSSDAAATLRVLRDRLGVAMPAPLALGADVPVCLAARTARMRGIGENVEPVSGLPPLPAVLVNPGVSVATPDVFRRLSRRDGSAMDDIPAFADARACADWLRGQRNDLEAPARALAPGIGTVLTALGDSGAALVRMSGSGATCFGLFTDTATARQAAGQIAAANPGWWVRSTILGAAHHDPADQPIEL
- a CDS encoding electron transfer flavoprotein-ubiquinone oxidoreductase translates to MSEIEREAMEYDVVIVGAGPAGLSAAIRLKQLDGDLNVVVLEKGSEVGAHILSGAVLDPCGLDALIPDWKDKGAPLNVPVAKDNFYMLGEAGKIRVPNWPMPPLMNNHGNYIVSMGNVCRWMAKQAEALGVEVFPGMACSELVYGDTGEVRGVVAGEFGKNPDGTPGPSYEPGMELHGKYVFLSEGVRGSLAKEVIARYDLSAGKEPQKFGIGMKEIWEIDPAKHREGTVTHTMGWPLGSNAGGGSFVYHLENNQVYVGFVVHLNYKNPHVFPYMEFQRFKHHPMMAQLLEGGKRVAYGARAISEGGYQSMPKMVAPGVALLGCSVGMVNVPRIKGNHNAMLSGKAAAEAAYAAIQAGRSADELTAYEDEVRTGAIGRDLKKVRNVKPFWSKWGLIPSLVLGGFDMWTNTLGFSLFGTMRHGKTDAAVTEEASKHKPIDYPKPDGKLSFDRLTNVSFSFTNHEEEQPCHLRLADPDLPISVNLPKYDEPAQRYCPAGVYEVVREDGSDPRFVINFQNCVHCKTCDIKDPSQNINWVTPQGGDGPNYPNM